A region of Paractinoplanes abujensis DNA encodes the following proteins:
- a CDS encoding ATP-binding protein, producing the protein MSPLLRTLGFAALYVIATYAGRLTVLDQTNLSLVWPAAGVLAVWFAARPRTPWRWADPVALVAITIGVNLATGSGPAMAGFFAAANLLQAYALVWLLRRWLPTLWRPDGLTRIPELWRLLLAAVLSSAAGAGLGAVGLWTVHGAFSPESAVVWLARNTVSVVVVGMALHLLLRPRRLWQRWTGLGAPCRIEHIGVAAASALAYLLVFGITHGLPVAFSLITLTVWAGVRLRTSYVMLHSLAFGGATIIFTLNGTGPFAAIESHPLRALVAQFFVATLAVVGLVLALGRDERNALVARLRASEEAAVEQATTMATIIDSMQEGLVVIDEQGHYRLANAAARRLIGVTGGTARLQEASFYGLYRADGSPLPEQDRPHRRILAGSYEPTDLMVRNAANPGGRMIHVSGSVLPNSREALVVFHDVTADRRHRDELTSFAGVVAHDLMNPLATIEGWSEVLAGEVDEDNDFAVDSVTRIRRAAGRMRSLIDGLLAYTTARDAGLDPAPVDLDAVVRDIATGRLDHAASIGAPMPRFDLEDLTLVRADPVLTRQLLENLIGNAIKYTAPGVVPQIVIRAKVAGDGFVRISVTDNGIGIPMGQHEAIFQNFHRAHVAQGYAGTGLGLAICKRIVERHGGTIEATNGDEGGARMVFTLPLVS; encoded by the coding sequence GTGTCTCCCCTGCTGCGCACGCTCGGTTTCGCCGCGCTGTACGTGATCGCCACGTACGCGGGCCGGCTGACCGTGCTCGACCAGACCAACCTGAGCCTGGTCTGGCCGGCGGCGGGGGTGCTGGCGGTCTGGTTCGCCGCCCGGCCGCGCACCCCGTGGCGCTGGGCCGACCCGGTGGCCCTGGTCGCCATCACCATCGGCGTCAACCTGGCGACCGGCTCCGGCCCGGCGATGGCGGGCTTCTTCGCGGCGGCCAACCTGCTCCAGGCGTACGCCCTGGTCTGGCTGCTGCGGCGCTGGCTGCCCACGCTGTGGCGGCCCGACGGCCTCACGCGCATCCCCGAGCTGTGGCGTCTCCTGCTGGCCGCGGTGCTGAGCAGCGCGGCCGGGGCGGGCCTGGGCGCGGTGGGCCTGTGGACGGTGCACGGCGCGTTCTCACCCGAGTCCGCGGTCGTGTGGCTGGCCCGCAACACCGTCAGCGTCGTGGTCGTCGGGATGGCCCTGCACCTGCTGCTGCGGCCCCGCCGCCTGTGGCAGCGCTGGACCGGCCTGGGCGCGCCCTGCCGCATCGAGCACATCGGCGTGGCCGCGGCCTCGGCCCTGGCCTATCTGCTGGTCTTCGGCATCACCCACGGGCTGCCGGTGGCGTTCAGCCTGATCACGCTCACCGTGTGGGCCGGCGTCCGGCTGCGCACCTCGTACGTGATGCTGCACTCGCTGGCCTTCGGCGGGGCCACCATCATCTTCACGCTCAACGGCACCGGCCCGTTCGCGGCCATCGAGTCGCACCCGTTGCGGGCCCTCGTGGCGCAGTTCTTCGTGGCCACCCTGGCCGTCGTCGGCCTGGTGCTGGCTTTGGGCCGCGACGAGCGCAACGCGCTGGTGGCCCGGCTGCGCGCCTCCGAAGAAGCGGCGGTCGAACAGGCCACCACCATGGCCACGATCATCGACTCGATGCAGGAGGGCCTGGTCGTCATCGACGAGCAGGGCCACTACCGCCTGGCCAACGCGGCCGCGCGCCGGCTCATCGGCGTGACCGGCGGCACCGCGCGCCTGCAGGAGGCGAGCTTCTACGGCCTGTACCGGGCCGACGGCTCGCCGCTGCCCGAGCAGGACAGGCCCCACCGCCGCATCCTGGCCGGTTCGTACGAGCCGACCGACCTGATGGTCCGCAACGCGGCCAACCCCGGCGGCCGGATGATCCATGTCAGCGGGAGCGTGCTGCCCAACAGCCGGGAGGCGCTCGTCGTCTTCCACGACGTGACAGCCGACCGGCGGCACCGCGACGAACTCACCTCGTTCGCCGGCGTGGTCGCCCACGACCTGATGAACCCGCTGGCCACCATCGAAGGCTGGTCGGAGGTGCTGGCCGGCGAGGTCGACGAGGACAACGACTTCGCCGTGGACAGCGTGACCCGCATCCGCCGCGCCGCCGGACGCATGCGCAGCCTGATCGACGGCCTGCTGGCCTACACGACCGCGCGCGACGCCGGCCTCGACCCGGCCCCCGTCGACCTGGACGCGGTGGTCCGCGACATCGCCACCGGCCGGCTCGACCACGCGGCCAGCATCGGCGCGCCCATGCCCCGCTTCGACCTGGAAGACCTGACGCTGGTGCGGGCCGACCCGGTGCTGACCCGCCAACTGCTGGAGAACCTGATCGGCAACGCGATCAAATACACGGCCCCCGGGGTGGTGCCGCAGATCGTCATCCGAGCCAAAGTCGCCGGCGACGGCTTCGTCCGCATCTCGGTGACGGACAACGGGATCGGCATCCCGATGGGCCAGCACGAGGCCATCTTCCAGAACTTCCACCGCGCGCACGTCGCCCAGGGCTACGCCGGAACAGGCCTGGGCCTGGCCATCTGCAAACGCATCGTCGAACGCCACGGCGGCACGATCGAAGCCACGAACGGCGACGAAGGCGGCGCCCGCATGGTCTTCACGCTCCCCCTGGTCAGCTGA
- a CDS encoding COR domain-containing protein: MTPWWHSPNASDGIFGFWSEADLQAVDEGRSDSLALGLLLALAEIHGVPKTVSHLSQVRVLTSDEIAMPDRQPIAIPDWLGELPHLTQVDARGYSPTSLPVELPVRWGLDADSVLRFARGIDAASLEAVDISEDTSAAALHHLLAFAEGGELALSSLEVGQVVWGDRPDHEQQLSHWEHVPWLEANIDRLLAALPGLRKLSFFGCPLRRVPEPVRAMSGLTDLTLGGLWPESWPDWIFDLRSLRSLDLSFNRMTDLPTALSQARSLTSLNIQGNDFTRIPDVVWDLSSLIELIVRRCPLEEISSQILRLDNLARLVFAYDDQQHHDSIPDTLVVPPPEVARQGLEAIKSYWLQEKQAGVDYLAEAKLLIIGEAGAGKTSLTKKILDPTYRLDAAEDSTEGIDVRAWQFPSAIRVRDHDGERLLQRDFRVNVWDFGGQEIYHATHQFFLTKRSVYVLVCDERKEDTDFQYWLDVVNLLSGGSPLIIVQNRKQGRAQALNVASLRQAYGNLCGTVSLNLADNDGLEEAVGRIRKEVESLPHIGTSLPKTWRDVRVALEADERDYISDEEFFRICRANGFTRDDDIRQLGGFLHDLGICLFFQDDPLLRKTVILKPEWGTSAVYRVLDDDRVIDNLGVFGPGDLPRIWHERTFAGMHAELVQLMVKFALCFPVEHRYVAPQLLSPEQPEHDWDDTGNLVLRYEYDVMPKGIVRRLIVALHDLIDGSLVWRTGVVLTHESGRAEIIEEYHRRRLRIRLMGDDPRVLLAMINRELGLIHRSFPEIRFAKLRPCHCDVCRASAEPAMFTIGELEDFAHTGDRIQCRVSRALLDPVPMLAELSTDPVRRTAALTVGRPAPPPVRETPEVFVSYKWGGEAEAIVDDVQARLTELDVTVVRDKTEMSYRDSIRDFMRRIGAGKAVVVVLDKAYLESENCMFELTTIAARPEFADRVFPIVMADAEIFQPLSRLKYVAYWERRKAELEEAMRGVGQENLHGIREALDLYENIRNTIAGILDVLGDMNTLTPDMHRGKDFDHLHRALRTRLDVD, encoded by the coding sequence GTGACACCTTGGTGGCATTCCCCCAACGCCTCGGACGGGATCTTCGGCTTCTGGTCGGAGGCCGACCTTCAGGCGGTCGATGAGGGGCGCTCCGATTCGCTGGCACTCGGGTTGCTGCTCGCGCTCGCCGAAATCCACGGTGTGCCCAAGACCGTCAGTCATCTGAGTCAGGTTCGCGTGCTGACCAGCGACGAAATCGCCATGCCGGATCGACAGCCGATCGCGATACCCGATTGGCTTGGCGAGCTTCCTCATCTCACACAGGTGGATGCTCGCGGATACAGCCCGACGTCGCTTCCGGTCGAGTTGCCTGTCCGCTGGGGCCTCGACGCCGATTCGGTGCTGCGTTTCGCTCGGGGAATCGACGCCGCCTCACTGGAAGCCGTTGACATCAGTGAGGACACAAGCGCGGCGGCGCTTCACCATCTACTGGCCTTCGCTGAGGGCGGAGAGCTGGCGCTGTCCTCCCTCGAGGTGGGGCAGGTCGTCTGGGGAGATCGGCCAGATCACGAACAGCAACTCTCGCACTGGGAGCACGTCCCCTGGCTGGAAGCCAACATCGACCGCTTGTTGGCGGCACTTCCGGGTCTCCGGAAGCTCTCCTTCTTCGGCTGTCCCCTCAGGCGTGTGCCCGAGCCCGTCCGGGCGATGTCTGGCCTCACCGATCTGACGCTGGGTGGTCTGTGGCCCGAGTCGTGGCCTGACTGGATCTTTGATCTCAGGTCGTTACGTAGCCTCGATCTTTCGTTCAACCGAATGACTGACCTCCCCACCGCCCTGAGTCAGGCCCGAAGCTTGACGTCCCTCAATATCCAGGGCAACGACTTCACGCGCATCCCGGACGTGGTTTGGGACCTCTCGTCGCTTATCGAGTTGATCGTGCGTCGCTGTCCGCTCGAGGAGATCTCCTCGCAAATCCTTCGGCTCGACAACCTCGCCCGGCTCGTCTTCGCATATGACGACCAGCAGCATCACGATTCGATTCCCGACACGCTTGTTGTTCCCCCGCCCGAGGTGGCGCGACAGGGCCTTGAAGCCATCAAGAGTTACTGGCTGCAGGAGAAGCAAGCCGGAGTCGACTACTTGGCGGAGGCCAAGTTACTGATCATCGGCGAGGCCGGCGCGGGCAAGACATCGCTGACCAAGAAAATCCTTGATCCCACGTATCGCCTCGATGCCGCGGAGGACTCGACCGAAGGCATCGACGTGCGCGCGTGGCAGTTCCCGAGCGCCATCAGGGTGCGCGACCACGACGGTGAGCGGCTGCTGCAGCGTGACTTCCGGGTCAACGTGTGGGACTTCGGCGGGCAGGAGATCTACCACGCCACCCACCAGTTCTTCCTCACCAAGCGATCGGTCTACGTCCTCGTCTGCGACGAGCGCAAGGAGGACACCGACTTCCAGTACTGGCTCGACGTGGTCAACCTGCTCAGCGGGGGCAGTCCATTGATCATCGTGCAGAACCGCAAGCAGGGCCGCGCGCAGGCGTTGAACGTGGCGAGCCTGCGCCAGGCCTACGGGAATCTCTGCGGAACCGTCAGTCTCAACCTCGCCGACAACGACGGCCTCGAGGAGGCGGTCGGCCGCATCCGCAAGGAAGTGGAGTCGCTGCCGCACATCGGCACGAGCCTGCCCAAGACCTGGCGGGACGTGCGGGTGGCGCTCGAAGCGGACGAACGCGACTACATCAGCGACGAGGAGTTCTTTCGGATCTGCCGGGCGAACGGATTCACCAGGGACGACGACATCCGGCAGCTCGGCGGCTTCCTGCACGACCTCGGCATCTGCCTGTTCTTCCAGGACGACCCGCTGCTGCGCAAGACGGTCATCCTCAAGCCGGAGTGGGGCACGAGCGCCGTCTATCGGGTGCTCGACGACGACCGGGTGATCGACAACCTCGGCGTTTTCGGTCCCGGCGACCTGCCGCGCATCTGGCACGAACGGACCTTCGCGGGGATGCACGCCGAGCTGGTCCAGCTGATGGTGAAGTTCGCGCTCTGCTTCCCGGTCGAGCACAGGTACGTTGCCCCGCAGCTGCTCTCCCCCGAGCAGCCGGAACACGACTGGGACGACACGGGCAACCTGGTGCTGCGTTACGAGTACGACGTCATGCCCAAGGGGATCGTGCGCCGGCTCATCGTCGCGCTGCACGACCTGATCGACGGCTCGCTGGTGTGGCGGACCGGAGTGGTGCTGACGCACGAGTCGGGCCGGGCCGAGATCATCGAGGAGTATCACCGCCGGCGGTTGCGGATCCGGCTCATGGGCGACGACCCGCGCGTGCTGCTGGCGATGATCAACCGGGAGCTGGGGCTGATCCACCGTTCCTTTCCGGAGATCCGCTTCGCCAAGCTGCGCCCCTGCCACTGCGACGTGTGCCGGGCGTCCGCCGAGCCCGCAATGTTCACGATCGGCGAGCTGGAGGATTTCGCGCACACCGGGGATCGCATTCAGTGCCGGGTCAGCCGCGCGCTGCTCGATCCCGTTCCGATGCTGGCCGAGTTGTCGACCGATCCCGTACGACGTACCGCCGCGCTCACCGTCGGCCGCCCCGCGCCGCCGCCCGTACGGGAAACGCCTGAAGTTTTCGTCTCCTACAAGTGGGGCGGCGAGGCCGAGGCGATCGTCGACGACGTGCAGGCCCGGCTCACCGAGCTCGACGTCACCGTCGTCCGCGACAAGACGGAGATGTCCTACCGCGACTCGATCCGCGATTTCATGCGGCGGATCGGAGCCGGCAAGGCGGTCGTCGTCGTGCTCGACAAGGCGTACCTGGAGTCCGAGAACTGCATGTTCGAGCTGACGACGATCGCCGCCCGGCCCGAGTTCGCGGACCGGGTGTTTCCGATCGTCATGGCCGACGCCGAGATCTTCCAGCCGCTGTCCCGGCTCAAGTACGTCGCCTATTGGGAACGTCGTAAGGCTGAGCTGGAAGAGGCCATGCGCGGCGTCGGCCAGGAGAACCTGCACGGGATTCGGGAAGCACTGGATCTGTACGAGAACATCCGGAACACGATTGCCGGAATCCTCGACGTGCTCGGTGACATGAACACGCTGACGCCCGACATGCACCGTGGCAAGGACTTCGACCACCTGCATCGGGCGCTGCGGACGCGGCTAGACGTCGATTAG
- a CDS encoding 3'-5' exonuclease produces the protein MIIVFDLEFTTWDGAQDRGWSGPGEFREIVQIGALRLDASTLAVEGEFDRLVRPARNPRLSPFFQQLTGISQADVDTHGVPFLTALDEFIDFCDNNYVLSYGNDMVVVGENLVLQIPDDQTPQRGLPPFLNIRPYVNRLLPATRGESAGRLSHAAGLTTTVDREHNALADCHSIAETLRHLRELGHPLIDV, from the coding sequence GTGATCATCGTCTTTGATCTGGAGTTCACCACCTGGGACGGTGCGCAGGATCGCGGCTGGTCGGGCCCCGGCGAGTTCCGCGAAATCGTGCAGATCGGTGCGTTGCGGCTCGACGCGTCGACGCTGGCCGTCGAGGGTGAGTTCGACCGGCTGGTCCGCCCGGCCCGCAATCCGCGGCTGTCACCGTTCTTCCAGCAGCTCACCGGCATCAGCCAGGCCGACGTCGACACCCACGGCGTCCCGTTCCTCACGGCCCTCGACGAGTTCATCGATTTTTGCGACAACAACTACGTTCTCTCGTACGGCAACGACATGGTCGTGGTCGGCGAAAACCTCGTGCTGCAGATCCCCGACGATCAGACCCCCCAGCGCGGCCTGCCCCCGTTCCTCAACATCCGCCCGTACGTGAACCGGCTGCTCCCGGCCACCCGCGGCGAATCGGCGGGCCGGCTGTCCCACGCCGCCGGCCTGACCACCACAGTGGACCGCGAGCACAACGCTCTGGCCGACTGCCACTCGATCGCCGAGACACTCCGCCACCTGCGCGAACTCGGCCACCCGCTAATCGACGTCTAG